The following proteins come from a genomic window of Anguilla rostrata isolate EN2019 chromosome 17, ASM1855537v3, whole genome shotgun sequence:
- the LOC135243381 gene encoding probable G-protein coupled receptor 139 → MMEHSHIFSLLPSNSSAWSPGQLPPSPLRCPLGPLPVIYYSTLLCLGLPANILTVVVLSQLVLRRQKSSYSYLLALAAADILVLLLIVFVDFLLEDFILGAPLPPSLGKAVLALEFCSLHTSVWITVPLTVDRYVAVCHPLHYHVLSYPARARRVILAVYLGGLLSGAPYYWWPDLWRGAPGGGFGPGQQALVWAHCVAVYLVPCAVFLALNSAIVRQLHSRRATLQLRGRYSTGKTTAILLAVTSVFAALWAPRVIVILYRLYAAGPAPDPARPQLHLLADLANMLALLNTAVNFFLYCFISRRFRGMAAAAIAASLCCRKRLPPPAFCAGHSLSVTSSSRISPAGSRCIKMLVYQCDRSSALSLSPPQPQSLSPSPCRYRPHQPLPGGS, encoded by the exons ATGATGGAGCACAGCCACATCttctccctcctgccctccaACAGCAGCGCGTGGAGCCCAGGGCagctcccccccagccccctgcgCTGCCCGCTGGGGCCCCTGCCCGTTATCTACTACAGCACCCTGCTCTGCCTCGGCCTGcccg CGAACATCCTGACGGTGGTGGTGCTGTCCCAGCTGGTCCTGCGGCGGCAGAAGTCCTCCTACAGCTACCTCCTGGCCCTGGCGGCGGCCGACATCCTGGTGCTCCTCCTCATCGTGTTCGTGGACTTCCTGCTGGAGGACTTCATCCTGGGGGccccgctgcccccctccctgggcAAGGCGGTGCTGGCGCTGGAGTTCTGCTCGCTGCACACCTCCGTCTGGATCACCGTGCCGCTGACCGTGGACCGCTACGTGGCCGTCTGCCACCCGCTGCACTACCACGTGCTGTCCTACCCCGCGCGCGCGCGCCGCGTCATCCTGGCCGTCTACCTGGGGGGCCTGCTCTCCGGCGCCCCCTACTACTGGTGGCCGGACCTGTGGCGGGGGGCGCCGGGCGGGGGGTTCGGGCCGGGCCAGCAGGCGCTGGTTTGGGCGCACTGCGTGGCCGTGTACCTGGTGCCCTGCGCCGTCTTCCTGGCCCTCAACTCCGCCATCGTCCGGCAGCTCCACAGCCGCCGCGCCACCCTCCAGCTGCGCGGCCGCTACTCCACCGGCAAGACCACCGCCATCCTGCTGGCCGTCACCTCCGTCTTCGCCGCGCTCTGGGCGCCCCGCGTCATCGTCATCCTCTACCGCCTGTacgccgccggccccgcccccgaccccgcccgCCCCCAGCTCCACCTGCTGGCCGACCTGGCCAACATGCTGGCGCTGCTCAACACCGCCGTCAACTTCTTCCTGTACTGCTTCATCAGCCGGCGCTTCCGCGGcatggccgccgccgccatcgccgccTCCCTCTGCTGCCGGAAGAGGCTGCCGCCGCCGGCCTTCTGCGCGGGACACAGCCTGTCCGTCACCAGCAGCTCCCGGATCTCCCCCGCCGGCTCCCGCTGCATCAAGATGCTGGTGTACCAGTGCGACCGGAGCTcggccctgtctctctctcccccccagccccaaagcctgtccccctccccctgccgtTACCGCCCCCACCAGCCACTTCCTGGGGGCAGCTGA